From one Staphylococcus kloosii genomic stretch:
- a CDS encoding XTP/dITP diphosphatase — protein MKDIVIASNNKGKLNDFKVIFPNFNIIPISDLVEDFDVEETGTTFEENAKLKSEAGAQAVNKTVIADDSGLEVTALNGEPGVYSARYAGSEKDDDANIEKVLDKLGNDTNREARFVCVISMTTAEGETKQFRGELTGEITLNKIGEEGFGYDPIFYVTEKNKTLAQMPAEDKNEISHRKKAIAQLQSYLEGEN, from the coding sequence ATGAAAGATATAGTCATAGCATCTAATAATAAAGGTAAACTTAATGACTTTAAAGTTATTTTTCCAAACTTCAATATAATACCAATCAGTGATTTAGTTGAAGATTTTGATGTTGAAGAAACAGGTACGACTTTTGAAGAAAATGCCAAGCTTAAATCTGAAGCTGGCGCGCAAGCTGTAAATAAAACTGTTATAGCAGATGATAGTGGTTTAGAAGTTACGGCATTAAATGGAGAACCCGGCGTATACTCTGCAAGATATGCAGGTAGTGAGAAAGACGACGATGCTAATATTGAAAAAGTATTAGATAAATTAGGCAATGATACTAATCGCGAAGCACGTTTCGTCTGTGTTATTAGTATGACGACTGCTGAAGGAGAAACTAAACAATTTAGAGGAGAACTAACTGGTGAAATCACACTTAATAAAATAGGTGAAGAAGGTTTTGGTTACGATCCTATATTTTATGTAACAGAAAAAAATAAAACTTTAGCGCAAATGCCAGCAGAAGATAAAAATGAAATCAGCCATAGAAAGAAAGCCATCGCTCAATTACAAAGTTATTTAGAAGGTGAAAATTAA
- the sdhA gene encoding succinate dehydrogenase flavoprotein subunit codes for MAEKKVIVVGGGLAGLMATIKAAEQGAYVDLFSIVPVKRSHSVCAQGGINGAVNTKGEGDSPAVHLDDTIYGGDFLANQPPVKAMTDAAPQIIHLLDRMGVMFNRTNEGLLDFRRFGGTLHHRTAYAGATTGQQLLYALDEQVRSHEVDGLVNKFEGWEFLGIVKDDDNMARGIVAQNLTTSEIKSFGADAVIMATGGPGIIFGKTTNSMINTGSAASIAYQNGALYANGEFIQIHPTAIPGDDKLRLMSESARGEGGRIWTYKDGKPWYFLEEKYPDYGNLVPRDVATREIFDVCVNQKLGINGENMVYLDLSHKDPHELDVKLGGIIEIYEKFTGDDPKKVPMKIFPAVHYSMGGLYVDYDQMTNIKGLFAAGECDFSQHGGNRLGANSLLSAIYGGTVAGPNAIKYIENIETSYEDLGDDIFERRVREEQEKFDKLLQMKGDENAYKLHRELGEVMTANVTVVRENDKLLETDKKIQELMERYNNIDIEDTQTWSNQAVFFTRQLWNMLELARVITIGAYNRNESRGAHYKPEFPDRNDEEWLKTTLAEFQGKGQAPKFTYEDVDISLIAPRKRDYTSKSKGGK; via the coding sequence ATGGCAGAGAAGAAAGTTATTGTTGTCGGTGGAGGACTTGCCGGTCTGATGGCAACAATTAAAGCAGCAGAACAAGGTGCATATGTAGACTTGTTCTCAATCGTGCCTGTTAAACGTTCACACTCTGTTTGTGCCCAAGGCGGTATAAATGGAGCGGTAAATACAAAAGGTGAAGGAGATTCTCCAGCAGTTCACCTTGATGACACAATATATGGTGGGGACTTCTTAGCAAACCAACCACCAGTAAAAGCAATGACAGATGCAGCGCCGCAAATTATTCACTTATTAGACCGTATGGGCGTTATGTTCAACAGAACTAACGAAGGTCTATTAGACTTTAGACGTTTCGGTGGTACATTACACCACAGAACAGCTTATGCAGGTGCGACTACAGGGCAACAATTACTATACGCATTAGATGAACAAGTTCGTAGTCATGAAGTTGATGGTCTTGTAAACAAATTTGAAGGCTGGGAATTTTTAGGCATAGTTAAAGATGATGATAATATGGCAAGAGGTATCGTCGCACAAAACTTAACTACTTCTGAAATTAAGTCATTTGGTGCTGATGCAGTAATTATGGCTACTGGTGGACCTGGTATCATCTTTGGTAAAACAACAAACTCTATGATTAACACAGGGTCAGCGGCATCTATTGCATATCAAAATGGTGCATTATATGCGAATGGTGAGTTTATCCAAATTCATCCAACAGCGATTCCTGGTGACGACAAATTAAGATTAATGAGTGAATCAGCTCGTGGTGAAGGTGGCCGTATTTGGACTTATAAAGACGGGAAACCTTGGTATTTCTTAGAAGAAAAATATCCTGACTATGGTAACTTAGTACCTCGTGATGTTGCAACTCGTGAAATCTTCGATGTTTGTGTTAACCAAAAATTAGGTATTAATGGTGAAAACATGGTTTACTTAGACCTTTCACACAAAGATCCACATGAATTAGACGTTAAACTTGGTGGTATCATCGAAATTTACGAAAAATTCACTGGTGACGATCCTAAAAAAGTACCTATGAAGATTTTCCCTGCTGTCCATTATTCTATGGGTGGTTTATACGTAGACTACGACCAAATGACTAACATTAAAGGTCTATTTGCAGCTGGTGAATGTGACTTCTCTCAACACGGTGGTAACCGTTTAGGTGCGAACTCATTATTATCTGCGATTTACGGTGGTACTGTTGCCGGACCTAACGCTATTAAATATATCGAAAACATCGAAACTTCTTATGAAGACCTAGGTGATGACATCTTTGAACGTAGAGTACGTGAAGAGCAAGAGAAATTCGACAAGTTACTTCAAATGAAAGGCGACGAAAATGCCTATAAACTTCATAGAGAACTTGGCGAAGTTATGACTGCTAATGTAACTGTTGTACGTGAAAATGATAAATTATTAGAAACAGACAAGAAAATTCAAGAATTGATGGAACGTTACAATAATATTGATATTGAAGATACACAAACTTGGAGTAACCAAGCAGTGTTCTTTACTCGCCAATTATGGAACATGTTAGAACTAGCAAGAGTTATTACTATTGGTGCATATAACCGTAACGAATCTCGAGGTGCGCACTACAAACCTGAGTTCCCAGATAGAAATGACGAAGAATGGTTAAAAACAACTTTAGCTGAGTTCCAAGGTAAAGGCCAAGCTCCTAAATTCACATATGAAGACGTAGATATCAGTTTAATTGCACCTCGTAAACGTGACTATACGTCTAAATCTAAAGGAGGTAAATAA
- a CDS encoding PhzF family phenazine biosynthesis protein: MKYLNFKQVDVFPNEAFKGNPVAVIFDADELTVKQMKDIANWTNLSETTFVCKPEDNNADYKLRIFTPNNELPFAGHPTIGSSFAILQNGLVPKNKSYLIQECGVGLVKIDFTKDKTYFSLPEPDVSELQARQFDGIVDSLGIEKEDVVHSKKINIGAEWLTLELKSASIVKSIEPNFKLMEHYIYEGTTGVTIFGKNEDNKDTTFEVRSFAPKEGVDEDPVCGSGNGCVAVMNDLYGLLKDKEFSNSQGECINRNGKVYIKSDNVLKLGGVSKIMIEGKIAIEDE, encoded by the coding sequence ATGAAATATTTGAATTTTAAACAAGTTGACGTATTTCCGAATGAAGCTTTTAAAGGCAATCCTGTTGCAGTTATATTTGATGCTGACGAATTAACGGTAAAACAGATGAAAGATATTGCTAATTGGACTAACTTATCTGAAACAACTTTTGTTTGTAAGCCTGAGGATAATAATGCGGATTACAAATTAAGAATTTTTACTCCGAATAATGAGTTACCATTTGCTGGTCATCCGACTATAGGTTCGTCTTTCGCTATATTACAAAATGGTCTTGTACCTAAAAACAAAAGTTATCTCATACAAGAATGCGGGGTAGGTTTAGTGAAGATAGATTTTACTAAAGATAAAACATATTTTAGTTTACCTGAACCTGATGTTAGTGAATTACAGGCGCGACAGTTTGATGGAATAGTTGATAGTTTAGGGATAGAAAAGGAAGATGTAGTACACTCTAAAAAAATTAATATCGGCGCAGAATGGCTAACTTTAGAATTAAAAAGTGCGAGTATCGTTAAAAGTATTGAACCTAATTTTAAATTGATGGAACATTATATCTATGAAGGTACTACGGGTGTAACAATTTTCGGTAAAAATGAAGATAATAAAGATACAACTTTTGAAGTTCGTTCGTTTGCTCCAAAAGAAGGTGTAGATGAAGATCCGGTTTGTGGAAGTGGTAATGGTTGCGTTGCTGTTATGAATGATTTGTATGGTTTATTAAAGGATAAAGAATTTTCTAATTCTCAAGGTGAATGTATAAACCGAAATGGCAAAGTTTATATTAAAAGCGACAATGTATTGAAATTGGGTGGAGTTTCTAAAATAATGATTGAAGGAAAAATAGCGATTGAAGATGAATAG
- a CDS encoding succinate dehydrogenase cytochrome b558 subunit, whose protein sequence is MAYTKNQFYLRRLHSLLGVIPIGGFLLVHLLVNHQATKGASAFDKAAGFMESLPFLIVLEFLFIYIPIFYHGVYGVFIAFTAKENVGHYSQFRNWMFLLQRVTGVITFVFVGIHLWQTRIQVAMGHPVNFDLVHDIVSNPWWLIFYIICTLSVTFHFANGLWSFLVTWGALQSKKSQQVFTWVSLIVFLVVSYIGVSAILAFL, encoded by the coding sequence TTGGCTTACACGAAAAATCAATTCTATTTAAGACGCTTACACTCATTACTAGGCGTAATTCCAATTGGTGGCTTTTTACTTGTACATTTACTTGTAAACCATCAAGCAACTAAAGGTGCTTCTGCTTTTGATAAAGCAGCGGGATTCATGGAATCTTTACCATTTTTAATTGTTTTGGAATTTTTATTTATTTACATTCCTATTTTCTATCACGGTGTTTATGGTGTTTTCATTGCTTTTACAGCAAAAGAAAACGTAGGACATTATTCACAGTTTAGAAACTGGATGTTTTTACTACAAAGAGTTACAGGTGTAATTACTTTCGTATTCGTTGGTATTCACTTATGGCAAACACGTATCCAAGTAGCTATGGGTCATCCAGTGAACTTTGATTTAGTTCATGACATAGTTTCAAATCCATGGTGGTTAATCTTTTACATAATCTGTACATTATCAGTGACATTCCACTTTGCTAACGGATTATGGTCATTCTTAGTTACATGGGGTGCCTTACAATCTAAGAAATCACAACAAGTATTCACTTGGGTATCATTAATCGTGTTCTTAGTAGTTAGTTACATCGGTGTTAGTGCAATCTTAGCGTTCTTATAA
- the racE gene encoding glutamate racemase → MDKPIGVIDSGVGGLTVASEIIRQLPNETIYYLGDIKRCPYGPRSGEEVKQFTIQLVEKLMQYDIKMLVIACNTATAVALEALQERLTIPVIGVIEPGARTAIMTTQNQNVLILGTEGTVKSEAYRHHIKNINPNVEVTGIACPGFVPLVEQMRYKDPTITSIVIHQTLKQWRNSKADTVILGCTHYPLLYKYIYDYFDGTKTVISSGLETAREVSALLTFSNEHAGYKKNPEHKFFATGDTEHIERIIKEWLNMTVEVEKVNVEEQVTNERYSHSI, encoded by the coding sequence ATGGATAAACCAATTGGAGTTATAGATTCTGGAGTAGGTGGTTTAACCGTTGCTAGCGAAATCATACGACAATTGCCTAACGAAACAATTTATTATTTAGGTGATATTAAAAGATGTCCGTATGGTCCAAGATCTGGCGAAGAGGTTAAACAGTTTACAATACAACTTGTAGAGAAACTTATGCAATACGATATTAAAATGTTAGTCATCGCATGTAATACTGCTACTGCGGTTGCTTTAGAAGCACTACAAGAAAGGTTAACGATACCAGTAATTGGAGTTATTGAACCGGGCGCAAGAACCGCGATAATGACGACACAAAACCAAAATGTTTTAATTTTAGGAACAGAAGGTACAGTTAAGTCTGAAGCGTATCGTCATCATATAAAAAATATTAATCCTAATGTAGAAGTGACAGGTATTGCATGTCCTGGTTTTGTACCATTAGTAGAGCAAATGCGCTATAAAGATCCAACCATTACAAGCATCGTCATTCACCAGACTTTAAAGCAATGGCGTAACAGTAAAGCTGACACTGTCATTTTAGGTTGTACGCATTATCCGTTACTATATAAATATATTTATGACTATTTTGATGGTACGAAGACTGTTATATCATCAGGATTAGAAACTGCCAGAGAAGTAAGTGCATTACTAACATTCAGTAACGAACACGCTGGCTACAAGAAAAATCCGGAACATAAATTTTTTGCTACAGGAGATACTGAACACATCGAAAGAATTATTAAAGAGTGGTTAAATATGACTGTAGAAGTTGAAAAAGTTAATGTAGAGGAGCAGGTTACAAATGAAAGATATAGTCATAGCATCTAA
- a CDS encoding YfcE family phosphodiesterase has product MAKWIIVSDNHTEKGILFDVINQYDDVDVALHLGDSEFTYDDSELSYFQRVKGNTDFYPEFPNDLTVSDNGINAYVTHGHLFQVNQSRERLAATAKSKGCQFAFYGHTHVAKYELIDGIHVINPGSISQSRSNIEETYAELVINDDNTAATLNFRNRDHQVIETVKFEI; this is encoded by the coding sequence ATGGCAAAATGGATAATTGTAAGTGACAATCATACAGAAAAAGGTATTTTATTTGATGTTATTAATCAATATGACGACGTAGATGTAGCATTACATTTAGGAGATTCAGAATTTACTTATGATGATTCGGAACTAAGTTACTTTCAAAGAGTAAAAGGTAACACAGACTTTTATCCAGAATTTCCTAATGATTTAACAGTTAGCGATAATGGTATAAATGCGTATGTTACACATGGCCACTTATTCCAAGTCAATCAATCTCGTGAAAGATTAGCCGCAACCGCCAAAAGTAAAGGTTGTCAATTTGCTTTTTATGGTCATACACATGTAGCGAAGTATGAGTTAATTGATGGTATTCATGTGATAAACCCAGGCAGTATTTCACAATCTAGAAGTAATATAGAAGAAACATATGCCGAATTAGTTATAAATGACGATAATACTGCTGCTACGCTTAACTTCCGAAACCGTGATCATCAAGTGATTGAGACTGTGAAATTCGAAATTTAA
- a CDS encoding DUF2335 domain-containing protein produces the protein MSNESSDIEVIEAVKKSDIPEPKKEEVIATMEMYNGPIPHPDILAGFDKLDKGAAKKIIDNGIAESLHRRKMENRLLNRENSMYRINRTLGFILAIVIIGGGFYLILNNHPIIGSIFSSTFSIAVLGLFLGNNNSSNDNK, from the coding sequence ATGAGCAACGAAAGTTCAGACATTGAAGTGATAGAAGCAGTTAAAAAATCTGATATACCAGAACCCAAAAAAGAAGAAGTAATTGCCACTATGGAAATGTATAATGGGCCCATTCCACATCCAGATATACTAGCGGGTTTTGATAAATTAGATAAAGGTGCTGCAAAAAAAATAATTGATAACGGTATAGCAGAAAGTTTACACCGTAGGAAAATGGAAAATAGATTATTAAATAGAGAAAATTCTATGTATAGGATTAATAGAACTTTAGGATTTATTTTAGCTATTGTAATAATTGGGGGTGGATTTTACTTAATATTAAATAACCATCCAATCATTGGTAGTATTTTTTCGAGTACATTTTCAATAGCGGTACTAGGTTTATTTTTAGGTAATAATAACTCCTCAAATGATAATAAATAA
- the uvrC gene encoding excinuclease ABC subunit UvrC, with protein sequence METYQEQIKQKLTVVPMEPGCYLMKDRNNQVIYVGKAKKLRNRLRSYFTGAHDAKTTRLVSEIRNFEYIVTSSETESLLLELNLIKQYQPRYNILLKDDKSYPFIKITKEKHPKLIVTRTVKKGTGKYFGPYPNAYSAQETKKLLDRIYPFRKCDKMPDKLCLYYHIGQCMGPCVYPVDQSKYAEMTREISDFLNGEDKTILRNLEERMQKASEELDFERAKEYRDLIEHINNLTKKQKIISKDYTVRDVFGYSVSKGWMCIQVFFVRQGNMIKRDATIIPLQQTEEEEFYTFIGQFYELNQHILPKEVHVPKNLNKDVINSVVDTKIVQPQKGKKKEMVDLANHNAEITLDNKFELIAKDESRTVKAIEELGDRMGIQTPIRIEAFDNSNIQGVDPVSAMVSFVDGKPNKKGYRKYKIKSVEGPDDYKSMREVVRRRYTRVLNEGTPLPDLIIVDGGKGHMSGVIDVLENELGLDIPVAGLKKNDKHQTSDLLYGASAEVVPLKKNSQAFYLLHRIQDEVHRFAITFHRQTRQKTGLQSVLDTVDGIGSKRKTKLLRTFGSIKKMKEASVEEFTKAGLPKNVAKNLYDALNN encoded by the coding sequence ATGGAAACTTATCAAGAGCAAATAAAGCAAAAATTAACAGTTGTACCGATGGAACCGGGTTGTTATTTAATGAAAGATAGAAATAACCAAGTTATTTACGTGGGAAAAGCAAAAAAATTAAGAAATAGATTACGTTCTTATTTTACAGGAGCACATGACGCAAAAACAACACGACTTGTTAGTGAAATTAGAAATTTTGAATATATCGTAACTTCTAGTGAAACCGAATCATTGTTATTAGAGTTAAACTTAATCAAACAATATCAGCCACGTTATAATATTTTATTGAAAGATGATAAAAGCTATCCATTCATCAAAATAACTAAAGAAAAACATCCAAAATTAATCGTTACTCGTACTGTAAAAAAAGGAACTGGAAAATATTTCGGTCCTTATCCTAATGCTTATTCAGCACAAGAAACAAAGAAATTACTAGACCGTATTTATCCGTTTAGAAAATGTGATAAAATGCCCGATAAATTATGTCTGTATTATCATATAGGGCAATGCATGGGACCGTGTGTCTATCCAGTTGATCAAAGTAAATACGCTGAGATGACACGAGAAATATCCGATTTCCTTAATGGTGAAGACAAAACAATCTTACGTAATTTAGAAGAACGTATGCAAAAAGCAAGTGAAGAATTAGACTTTGAACGTGCAAAAGAATATAGAGACTTAATTGAACATATAAACAACTTAACGAAGAAGCAAAAGATTATTTCAAAAGACTATACTGTTAGAGACGTATTTGGCTACAGCGTATCTAAAGGTTGGATGTGTATCCAAGTCTTTTTCGTACGACAAGGAAATATGATAAAACGTGACGCTACGATTATTCCATTACAACAAACAGAAGAAGAAGAATTTTATACGTTTATCGGACAATTTTATGAATTAAATCAACACATTTTACCTAAAGAAGTTCATGTCCCTAAAAATTTAAATAAAGATGTGATTAACTCGGTTGTTGATACGAAAATTGTGCAACCACAAAAAGGTAAGAAAAAAGAAATGGTAGATTTAGCTAATCATAATGCAGAAATTACGTTAGATAATAAATTCGAACTTATTGCAAAAGATGAATCTCGTACTGTTAAAGCGATAGAAGAATTAGGCGATAGAATGGGTATTCAAACACCAATTCGAATCGAGGCTTTTGATAATTCAAATATTCAAGGTGTAGATCCAGTTTCTGCTATGGTGTCATTTGTTGACGGTAAGCCTAATAAAAAAGGATACCGAAAATACAAAATAAAAAGCGTGGAAGGTCCTGATGATTATAAGTCCATGCGCGAAGTCGTTAGAAGAAGATATACGCGTGTACTAAATGAAGGTACACCTTTACCTGACCTTATTATTGTTGATGGCGGTAAAGGACACATGAGTGGAGTAATAGATGTTTTAGAAAATGAACTTGGTTTAGATATTCCTGTGGCAGGATTGAAGAAAAATGACAAACACCAAACTTCTGATTTACTTTATGGGGCAAGTGCAGAAGTCGTACCATTGAAGAAAAATAGCCAAGCATTTTATCTGTTACATCGTATTCAAGATGAAGTGCATAGATTTGCGATTACTTTCCATCGTCAAACGAGACAAAAAACAGGACTGCAATCAGTTCTCGATACAGTAGATGGCATTGGTTCAAAAAGAAAAACGAAATTATTAAGAACTTTCGGATCGATTAAAAAAATGAAAGAGGCATCTGTTGAAGAATTTACAAAAGCAGGCTTACCAAAAAATGTTGCTAAAAACCTTTATGATGCACTTAATAATTAG
- the sdhB gene encoding succinate dehydrogenase iron-sulfur subunit: MAETKEANDVQDVQNAEQSNKQKTIKLIIKRQDDDNSKPYMEEFEIPYRENLNVIACLMEIRRNPVNSKGEKTTPVTWDMNCLEEVCGACSMVINGKARQSCSAIVDHLEQPIRLEPMSTFPVIRDLQVDRSRMFDNLKRMKAWVPIDGTYDLGPGPRMPEKKRQTAYELSKCMTCGVCLEVCPNVTQNNDFVGAQAISQVRLFNLHPTGSMTKDERLEALMGGGGLQACGNSQNCVNACPKGIPLTTSIAALNRETSFHMFKSFFGSDHQVY, from the coding sequence ATGGCAGAAACTAAAGAAGCAAACGACGTACAAGATGTTCAAAATGCAGAACAAAGCAATAAGCAAAAAACGATTAAATTAATTATCAAACGTCAAGATGATGATAATTCTAAACCATACATGGAAGAATTCGAAATTCCTTATCGTGAAAACTTAAACGTTATTGCATGTTTAATGGAAATCAGAAGAAATCCTGTAAATAGTAAAGGTGAAAAAACAACACCTGTAACTTGGGATATGAACTGTCTTGAAGAAGTATGTGGTGCTTGTTCAATGGTTATCAACGGTAAAGCAAGACAATCATGTTCAGCGATTGTTGATCACTTAGAACAACCTATTCGTTTAGAACCAATGAGTACTTTCCCAGTTATTCGTGACTTACAAGTGGATCGTTCTAGAATGTTCGATAACTTAAAACGTATGAAAGCATGGGTTCCAATCGATGGTACTTATGACTTAGGTCCTGGTCCACGTATGCCTGAGAAAAAACGTCAAACTGCCTATGAACTTTCAAAATGTATGACTTGTGGTGTATGTTTAGAAGTTTGTCCTAACGTTACTCAAAATAATGACTTCGTTGGTGCGCAAGCAATTTCTCAAGTTAGATTATTCAACTTACATCCAACCGGTTCAATGACAAAAGATGAAAGATTAGAAGCTTTAATGGGTGGTGGAGGATTACAAGCATGTGGTAATTCTCAAAACTGTGTCAATGCTTGTCCAAAAGGTATTCCGTTGACTACTTCAATTGCGGCATTAAACAGAGAAACATCATTCCATATGTTTAAATCATTCTTTGGTTCAGATCATCAAGTTTATTAA
- the trxA gene encoding thioredoxin, which produces MAIVKATDSNFDENIKSGVNLVDFWATWCGPCKMIAPVLEELAGDYDGKANILKLDVDENPSTAAKFEVMSIPTLIVFKDGEPVDKVVGFQPKENLAEVIDKHL; this is translated from the coding sequence ATGGCAATCGTAAAAGCAACAGATTCAAACTTTGATGAAAACATTAAATCTGGAGTTAATTTAGTAGATTTTTGGGCAACTTGGTGTGGACCTTGTAAAATGATAGCACCAGTGCTAGAAGAACTTGCTGGTGACTATGATGGAAAAGCAAATATCTTAAAATTAGACGTTGATGAAAACCCATCAACTGCAGCTAAATTTGAAGTTATGAGTATTCCAACTCTAATTGTGTTCAAAGATGGAGAACCAGTTGATAAAGTTGTTGGTTTCCAACCTAAAGAAAACTTAGCAGAAGTTATCGATAAACATCTATAA